The following proteins are encoded in a genomic region of Vulpes vulpes isolate BD-2025 chromosome X, VulVul3, whole genome shotgun sequence:
- the NYX gene encoding nyctalopin: MKGHRMLVLLLHAVVFGAWAEEACTRTCPTACACSSTERGCSVRCDRAGLLRVPAEFPCEAASIDLDRNGLRFLGERAFGTLPSLRRLSLRHNNLSFITPGAFKGLPRLAELRLAHNGELRYLHARTFAALGRLRRLDLASCRLFTVPERLLAELPALRELAAFDNLFRRVPGALRGLANLTHAHLEHSRIEAVASSSLLGMRRLRSLSLQANRVRAVHAGAFRDCGALEHLLLNDNLLAELPAEAFLGLRRLRTLNLGGNALGLVARAWFADMAELELLYLDRNSIAFVEEGAFQNLSGLLALHLNGNQLTVLAWAAFQPGFFLGRLFLFRNPWRCDCRLEWLRDWMESSGRVADVPCAAPGSVAGLDLSQVAFGRSSDGLCVDPEELNFTASSPGPSPEPAATTVSRFSSLLSKLLAPRVPVEEVANTTEGPLNTSLSDSLPSSGVVVSGHNTRFLLGSGFLLSVVFVLSMD, from the exons ATGAAAGGCCACAGGATGCTGGTCCTGCTGCTACATG cgGTGGTCTTCGGTGCCTGGGCCGAGGAGGCCTGCACGCGCACCTGCCCGACCGCCTGCGCCTGCAGCAGCACGGAGCGCGGCTGCTCTGTGCGCTGTGACCGCGCTGGCCTCCTGCGGGTGCCGGCTGAGTTTCCGTGTGAGGCGGCCTCCATCGACCTGGACCGGAACGGCCTGCGCTTCCTGGGCGAGCGGGCCTTTGGCACTCTGCCGTCGCTACGCCGCCTGTCGCTGCGCCACAACAACCTGTCCTTCATCACGCCCGGCGCCTTCAAGGGCCTGCCACGCCTGGCCGAGCTGCGCCTGGCGCACAACGGCGAGCTGCGCTACCTGCACGCTCGCACCTTCGCCGCACTcggccgcctccgccgcctcGACCTGGCCTCCTGCCGCCTCTTCACCGTGCCCGAGCGCCTCCTGGCCGAGCTGCCGGCCCTGCGCGAGCTCGCCGCCTTCGACAACCTTTTCCGCCGCGTGCCCGGCGCGCTGCGCGGGCTGGCCAACCTGACGCATGCGCACCTGGAGCACAGCCGCATTGAGGCGGTGGCCTCCAGCTCGCTGCTGGGCATGAGGCGCCTGCGCTCTCTCAGCCTGCAGGCCAACCGCGTCCGCGCCGTGCACGCAGGCGCCTTCCGCGACTGCGGCGCCCTGGAGCACCTGCTGCTTAACGACAACCTGCTGGCCGAGCTGCCCGCCGAAGCCTTTCTAGGCCTGCGCCGCCTGCGCACGCTCAACTTGGGCGGCAACGCGCTGGGGCTCGTGGCGCGCGCCTGGTTCGCCGACATGGCGGAGCTTGAGCTGCTTTACCTGGACCGCAACAGCATCGCCTTCGTGGAGGAGGGCGCCTTCCAGAACCTCTCGGGCCTCCTCGCCCTGCACCTCAATGGCAACCAACTCACTGTGCTGGCCTGGGCCGCCTTCCAGCCTGGCTTCTTCCTGGGCCGCCTCTTTCTCTTCCGCAACCCGTGGCGCTGTGACTGCCGCCTGGAGTGGCTGCGCGACTGGATGGAGAGCTCCGGGCGTGTGGCCGACGTGCCGTGCGCCGCCCCGGGCTCCGTGGCCGGCCTGGACCTCAGCCAGGTGGCCTTCGGGCGCTCTTCCGATGGCCTCTGTGTGGACCCGGAGGAGCTGAACTTCACCGCATCCAGCCCAGGCCCGTCCCCAGAGCCAGCGGCCACCACCGTGAGTAGGTTCAGCAGCCTCCTCTCCAAGCTGCTGGCCCCGAGGGTCCCGGTGGAGGAGGTGGCCAACACCACCGAGGGGCCGCTCAACACCTCCCTGTCCGACAGCCTTCCTTCCAGTGGGGTGGTTGTCTCTGGCCACAACACCCGGTTTCTCCTCggctctggcttcctgctcagcgtgGTGTTCGTCCTAAGCATGGACTAA